One region of Priestia megaterium genomic DNA includes:
- a CDS encoding molybdopterin-synthase adenylyltransferase MoeB: MTERYSRQQLFQPIGNKGQQQIRSKHVLVVGAGALGSASAEALVRAGIGKLTLVDRDYVEWSNLQRQQLYTEQDAQNKLPKAVAAKNRLRQINTEVKIEALVMDAQPANLESIVQTADLIIDATDNFDIRFILNDLSHKYEVPWIYGSCVGSYGTTYTVIPNVTPCLHCILKKMPVGGATCETAGIISPAVQIVAAYQITEALKILVGDVEALRHTFLTFDVWNNQHAEFKTGKMKSYECSSCGSARTYPYLAYENQLKTEVLCGRETVQIRPSQQHLHNFDELEKRLKNQGKVDRNPYLLSCQLPEQRFVIFQDGRVFIHGTNDIQFARSLYYRLLG, encoded by the coding sequence GTGACAGAACGTTATTCACGTCAGCAGCTTTTCCAGCCCATTGGAAACAAAGGGCAGCAGCAAATTAGAAGTAAGCATGTTTTAGTTGTAGGCGCAGGGGCTCTAGGCAGCGCTAGTGCAGAAGCCCTCGTGCGTGCTGGAATTGGAAAATTGACTCTTGTAGATCGTGATTATGTAGAATGGAGTAATCTGCAGCGTCAGCAGCTTTATACAGAACAAGATGCGCAAAACAAACTGCCTAAAGCTGTAGCAGCCAAAAATCGTTTGCGTCAAATAAACACAGAAGTGAAAATCGAAGCGCTGGTGATGGATGCTCAGCCTGCTAATTTAGAAAGTATCGTCCAAACAGCTGATTTGATTATCGATGCGACAGACAATTTCGACATTCGCTTTATTTTAAATGATTTGTCACATAAGTATGAAGTTCCTTGGATCTACGGCTCATGTGTAGGGAGTTATGGCACCACTTATACCGTTATCCCAAACGTAACCCCTTGTCTGCACTGCATATTGAAAAAAATGCCTGTGGGAGGAGCGACGTGTGAGACAGCAGGAATTATCAGTCCAGCCGTTCAAATTGTGGCAGCCTATCAAATAACCGAAGCATTAAAAATTTTAGTGGGAGACGTTGAAGCTTTGCGACACACATTTCTAACTTTTGACGTCTGGAATAATCAGCACGCTGAATTTAAGACGGGTAAAATGAAAAGTTATGAATGTTCTTCTTGCGGATCGGCACGCACATATCCGTACTTAGCGTATGAAAATCAGCTTAAAACAGAAGTTCTTTGCGGCAGAGAGACGGTTCAGATCAGACCCTCGCAGCAGCATTTACACAACTTTGATGAATTGGAAAAGCGTTTAAAAAACCAAGGGAAAGTAGACCGCAACCCATATCTTCTGTCATGTCAGCTTCCAGAGCAGCGCTTTGTTATTTTTCAAGATGGCCGTGTATTTATTCATGGAACGAATGATATTCAATTTGCGAGAAGTTTATATTATCGTTTATTAGGATGA
- the mobA gene encoding molybdenum cofactor guanylyltransferase — MSIAGIVLAGGKSSRYGQPKMFETYNKKSFYEYSIDALKENHVTPILVSTNQDLLPYFQRKDVSFAVEKCPYQGPLYAIHHALTAIDCRAEWFFILSCDIPFVNAEFVHNMITLTQANSADIVLPVQPNHMHPLLALYHRRTLPLIDQLVTQGERRLTGLLNQANVLRVPFSAEDPTFINVNHRSDWHL, encoded by the coding sequence ATGTCCATTGCCGGCATTGTATTAGCAGGAGGAAAATCTTCTCGCTACGGTCAACCAAAAATGTTTGAAACCTATAACAAGAAATCATTTTACGAATATAGTATAGATGCATTAAAAGAAAATCACGTCACACCTATACTTGTGTCTACCAACCAAGATTTACTTCCTTATTTTCAAAGAAAAGATGTTTCATTTGCAGTTGAAAAATGCCCGTATCAAGGACCTTTGTATGCAATTCATCATGCTTTAACTGCAATTGATTGCCGTGCTGAATGGTTCTTTATTCTTTCGTGTGACATTCCTTTTGTTAATGCTGAGTTTGTTCATAATATGATTACCCTAACTCAGGCGAACTCAGCTGATATTGTTCTTCCTGTTCAGCCAAATCACATGCACCCGCTTCTAGCCCTCTATCACCGTAGAACGCTTCCTCTTATTGACCAACTCGTTACACAAGGTGAAAGAAGGCTTACAGGATTGTTGAATCAGGCAAACGTCCTTCGCGTGCCTTTTTCAGCAGAAGATCCTACTTTTATAAATGTGAATCATCGCAGTGATTGGCATTTATAA
- the moaA gene encoding GTP 3',8-cyclase MoaA, with protein sequence MSYTIVDTLKRPLRDLRLSVTDRCNFRCRYCMPEEIFGADYPFLPAENILSFDELERLTRLFASLGVKKVRITGGEPLLRKGLPDLINRLKQIEGIDDIAITTNGSLLKKHAEALSKAGLSRVTVSLDSLDEVRFQELNGNRGSVKRVLEGIEAAALAGISVKINMVVQKGKNEQDILPIAQYFKGKKHTLRFIEYMDVGNSNGWKMDEVITKKQILDIVGQEMPLEEIPPHYTGEVATRYRYVGTEEEIGIISSVTDSFCSTCSRARVSAEGKLYTCLFASKGYDLRKLIRSQASDHTVCDTISDIWNHRKDRYSDERANGRQVQGAEKVEMSHIGG encoded by the coding sequence ATGTCATACACTATAGTTGATACGTTAAAGCGCCCTTTACGAGACTTGCGTTTGTCCGTAACAGATCGCTGTAACTTTCGCTGTCGATATTGTATGCCTGAAGAAATTTTTGGGGCAGACTATCCATTTTTACCTGCCGAAAATATTCTTTCGTTTGATGAATTAGAGAGACTCACGAGATTATTCGCATCGCTAGGAGTAAAAAAAGTGCGTATAACGGGAGGAGAGCCACTGCTAAGAAAAGGCTTGCCAGATCTAATCAATCGTCTGAAGCAAATTGAGGGTATAGATGATATTGCCATAACAACAAACGGCTCACTGTTAAAGAAGCATGCAGAAGCCTTATCAAAAGCGGGATTATCAAGAGTAACCGTCAGCTTAGACTCGCTTGATGAAGTGAGATTTCAAGAGCTGAACGGAAATCGAGGAAGCGTCAAACGAGTGTTAGAAGGAATAGAGGCAGCAGCTCTTGCGGGGATTTCAGTCAAAATAAACATGGTTGTCCAAAAAGGCAAGAACGAGCAGGATATCCTTCCGATAGCCCAATATTTTAAAGGCAAAAAACATACGCTGCGCTTTATTGAATACATGGATGTTGGAAATTCAAACGGATGGAAAATGGATGAGGTTATAACAAAGAAACAAATTCTTGATATAGTTGGACAAGAAATGCCTCTTGAAGAAATTCCGCCTCATTACACGGGAGAAGTAGCTACCAGGTATCGGTATGTTGGGACAGAAGAGGAAATTGGTATCATTTCATCCGTGACAGATTCATTCTGTTCGACTTGTTCACGCGCAAGAGTATCGGCTGAAGGAAAGCTCTATACCTGCTTGTTTGCGTCAAAAGGGTACGACCTCCGGAAACTGATACGATCACAAGCATCTGATCATACTGTTTGTGACACCATTTCTGATATCTGGAATCATCGGAAAGATCGTTACTCAGATGAGCGGGCTAACGGAAGACAGGTCCAAGGCGCTGAGAAAGTGGAAATGTCTCATATTGGTGGATAA